A single Streptomyces sp. Edi2 DNA region contains:
- a CDS encoding helix-turn-helix domain-containing protein, with the protein MAECEIPEDYLAGYAQILADVSSTGRRLSRDEITSRRALGEQAAEAGLGLRSLVNGHLTATRTAWPAYPTSTDSVLAAVQQAIDAFAEGYERAQHLAVRQEEAARREFIDDLLYGRSDLGRLAERAERFGLRLSHAHAVAVAQGPAAYDEGDAVLRRVERSLIARFGDRSILLTTKGGRMLCIAPGDQDEILLHFAKQAYAATDGGRVAIGRPQPGPGGVVQSYEEALNTLDLADRMELDDPVLRAADLLVYPVLTRDRQAMADLVHSALGPLTAARGGPQPLLDTLTAYFNSGCIAAEAARRLSLSVRALTYRLERIHTLTGANPADPDHRYMLQTAVIGARLLDWPAKAP; encoded by the coding sequence GTGGCGGAGTGCGAGATACCTGAGGACTATCTGGCGGGCTACGCGCAGATCCTGGCCGACGTCTCATCCACCGGCCGCCGACTGAGCCGCGACGAGATCACCTCCCGCCGCGCTCTCGGAGAACAGGCCGCCGAAGCCGGACTCGGTCTCCGCTCCCTGGTCAACGGGCACCTCACCGCCACCCGCACCGCCTGGCCCGCCTACCCCACCTCGACGGACAGCGTGCTCGCCGCCGTGCAGCAGGCCATCGACGCCTTCGCCGAGGGCTACGAGCGCGCCCAGCACCTGGCCGTACGCCAGGAGGAAGCCGCCCGCCGCGAGTTCATCGACGACCTCCTCTACGGCCGAAGCGACCTCGGCCGCCTCGCCGAGCGCGCCGAACGCTTCGGCTTGCGCCTCTCCCACGCCCACGCGGTCGCCGTGGCCCAGGGACCGGCCGCGTACGACGAGGGTGACGCGGTGCTGCGCCGGGTCGAGCGGTCCCTCATCGCCCGGTTCGGCGACCGCAGCATTCTGCTGACCACCAAGGGCGGGCGCATGCTGTGCATCGCGCCCGGCGACCAGGACGAGATCCTCCTCCACTTCGCCAAACAGGCGTACGCGGCCACGGACGGCGGCCGGGTCGCCATCGGCCGCCCCCAGCCGGGCCCCGGCGGCGTCGTCCAGTCGTACGAGGAGGCCCTCAACACCCTGGACCTCGCCGACCGCATGGAGCTCGACGACCCGGTGCTGCGCGCCGCCGACCTGCTCGTCTATCCCGTCCTCACCCGCGACCGGCAGGCCATGGCCGACCTGGTCCACAGCGCACTCGGCCCACTCACCGCCGCCCGCGGCGGACCCCAGCCCCTGCTGGACACCCTCACCGCCTACTTCAACTCCGGCTGCATCGCCGCCGAAGCCGCCCGCCGTCTCTCCCTCAGCGTGCGCGCCCTGACCTACCGCCTGGAACGCATCCACACCCTGACCGGCGCCAACCCCGCCGACCCCGACCACCGCTACATGCTCCAGACCGCGGTGATCGGTGCCCGGCTGCTCGACTGGCCGGCCAAGGCGCCGTGA